The genomic stretch CAAAATTGTAGTTgtgataatttaaaattttatttttgtaaaaattagAAAGGTACaaaatattttgtaattttgtatttgtaaaatttataaagtaaataataaaatataatattgcttgcatttattttcaaaaaatttgaattttttctttATCACATAATGTATGCATAAGTATGTGTCGTAATTAGGGGTGAAAATAAAATGAATCGAGTTAGCTTTTGTCAAGTCTGACCCTAACTTGTTAAAAATTAAAAGGTCTAAGTCTGTCATGTGGCCTATCATATGTTTATTTTTAGGCTTGAGTCTGATATTTCGGATGACTGTTTCGCCTTAGTCTACATAAAAGTCTATTTAATTGAAACATTTATAAATAAGCAATTCAACtaatatttaaatagactaacaaataaaaatattaatgaggTTAAATACTTATTTTCATTTACTTATTAAAGTTTACCTATTTACATAAGTTTTGTGATAATATTTGTTTGAAAGAACTCATGAAAACAACTAGAGACATTGTTAATAAGCTTTTTCCAACTTATCTTcaaaagttcttcaagataactaagttttatttttgtattttatttcaaaatataaataaaatattataataataataataataataataataataataaatttattcttatttatttaaataggtcggtctaataaactaaaaatgttttttatatGGCTTGTGACTTAGtctttttaattaaagaaaacttctttacccacctccctatgggtggtcacctcctgcgaaaaaccaaaattacccctgcttcggaagttcatttccgaaagcgtgtttttttaaaaaaattgacttacttcggaagttcatttccgaaacaattatttcggaagttcacttccgaaatactgcgatttctgcagatttatcaaaacactccccctcccccaatcatttaccctaaatcaaaacaaaaagtggcagaggcgaaaatttttgcaaacagaattccaaagctgcatcaaggctccaatcacactgctaaacaacattcaaaaaccctcaatcctaacactttgtaagttttgaaatttttagatctattattcaaatgcatgttatatagggttttaattgcataaatgatatatggctaggttgttagtagtatttaggttgtttagaagcattttgatttggtttgaaggttgatttaggggtctgccatggaagttgcaggaaattgcatcgcaggggtgtttcggaagttcatttccgaaaacacctccatcccagttttcggaaatgaacttccgaaatatatcagaagttcaaattttttgttttttattttgtctcgtatattaatcgatttcaattgtttacagaaacatgtcttctagagagggcgctaagagaagaaaggattcttcaaagaaagaggtgaaagaggtgaaggaggtgaaggaggtgaaggagaagaagaaggtttcgaccggctctacttctcgttcccaggggggCCGGGGCCCAGATGCtcaagctcagtcttcaggcgtgagagtcgtgatcaacgctgatggttctgagactgagtgggatgaggattggtataattatcttcattcggaggagttcgcttgtcgggaagaataacgtgtttttttttgtttgatgtgtattttgtaacgctcgtcgggcagaataacatgtttttgttttgttttgttctgatttcggattgtatcgcacagtgtatttgtattggatttatcatgttagtttttggaagtggtaaccggggtcggaacatatgacggatgaggtggatgtctggaggaagtagaactggagatacgtccaccacgagacaaagtagccaatcaatataagctatagtttatgattatcatctggggaggtcatttctaaaaaatcaagattaaaaataataagattttttttccaattttttgtaatgacgtcccctgatgataatgataaattatagcttacattgattggctcctttgtctcgcggtggacgtacctccgggtcttcttcctccggacatccacctcctccgtcatatgtttcggctccggttacacctcctgcgtcatttgttactttcagttgtacgtatttttattaaaataataaataaaccttttgaaatttggaagcctttttttctccccaccactctctcatccccacctacccgtgtttaacaatatgtaactttaattttatgtaatattatcgttgtaattttcacccgattaaataaagcgaattgttcattttcttctgtccagacctattttcggaagtgcatttccgaattcctccaaggggggtgcgctcggagatgaacttccgaaacaccacattttctgaaaagtgactttatttcggagatgcatctccgaaatcaatattttatattaaaaaaaacacgttttcggaaatttatttccgaaaacacctttttcaagaaaaaaagtacagtttcggaaatgaacttccgaaacaaggggtattgtggtaaattcaccggaggtggccaagaaggttgggaggtgggtgaagaaattctctaattaaataggcttacaAAAAGTCTAGgtcatttctattttaaaaaaagtttgacATAACATGAGCCAGTGTAGGCTAGGTTATAGGTTCTTATTAATCGATCTGACTTATTCTTACTCTAATCGTAACAAAATGAATATAGTTGGACGAAACATTCTTATGCATAAATTAATGGTGTGTTTGGTTGTAAAATAGGAAGTATTATTGAATAGAACTAATAATGCTTTTTTAAAAAGTATGTGTTACCTTCTTTGCCAATGAAGCCCCCAAATCCATTGCGGGACAAATCAAGAAGGCGTATCTCTTCAAATGGATGGAGCAGCGAAACATTTAACATCACAGGAAACTCGCTAAACTGGATTTGTGACCAGCCAAGGTTTAGTTCAGTAATGTGTCCAGTCGAAATGTTAGAGCAGGTGACTCTGTTCCAAGCACAACAGTTGCTATTTCTATCATCAACCCATGAAACCAATTCATCGTCAATGTAACTGGTACTGTAATCATCTTTATGTGACACCATGAAGTGCTTGATATCCAGCAGACCAATTCTCTCATTCTCTAAGCATCCCTTGCATGATACTTCATTTTGTATCCACATTAAACTCACTAAATAAAAAAGACAGCTTATCATAAAACCCAACTTCATTTTTGAGAAATGTATGTATTGTGTTTCACTTTGCCTTGAGTTTGTATATTTATATAGCCTAAAAGATGAGATTTTTCTATCGCAAGAAACTTCCTCGAAGCAGCCAGAAAAGACTAGAGATCGTGACATTtgagaaaatattataaaaaggaAGAGATTATAAGGGAAAATATCATCTCCCTCATTCCTTATTCTCatacattttttatttactttagtCACATTTAAACA from Vicia villosa cultivar HV-30 ecotype Madison, WI linkage group LG4, Vvil1.0, whole genome shotgun sequence encodes the following:
- the LOC131595328 gene encoding receptor-like protein 14; translated protein: MKLGFMISCLFYLVSLMWIQNEVSCKGCLENERIGLLDIKHFMVSHKDDYSTSYIDDELVSWVDDRNSNCCAWNRVTCSNISTGHITELNLGWSQIQFSEFPVMLNVSLLHPFEEIRLLDLSRNGFGGFIGKEGFPQLKNLKALDLSYNRLNGSILSSLNGLTALTTLSLSDNLIGHNLSAQDKKNKEGIYC